The following is a genomic window from Bactrocera tryoni isolate S06 unplaced genomic scaffold, CSIRO_BtryS06_freeze2 ctg7180000339579_QRY, whole genome shotgun sequence.
aaatgcggGTAGCGAGAGGGAACCGGGATGCTGCGATGCTGCGAAAAGCAGTGTTGATCGATCGACGTCGTAACGAACAAAGATGCGCGAGCGCCTTTCTCTTGTCCTTTTGTTCTACTTAGAACGTAGAATGTCATCGTGTTttggtgcatgtgcgtgtgtgtgtgttaatgtgaTTTGGTGTGgtgaaattatgtaaatttgatgcgacgtcgctactcatttagccatcccggcccccctaggcgagtatTTAGCCTAGAAGCCGCTGTAGCTGCTGTAGCGTAGCTACAACGCTGCTGAGGCCTGTTGACCGCCGGGATTGCGGCCTAAGCTGATGGCGCCGTGTTGACGTTGTCCGGTTTTGGCGCCAGGAACGAGATTCTGCTGGAGAGTGTCCACGCCGGCGGTAAGCCGTCACAGGCGTTCTGTGAGAACGCCTGACGTTACCGCTGGTGCGAGGAGCCGGTGGTCGCCCGGAGTCGCGTCTGGTAGTGCGGTGCAACAGCGTATGGTGAGCCCGCACACAGATTTGGCAACGATTATTTGATGGGCACTCCTGAGTTGCATGGGAAGTTGCCAGACAGTTCAGGCAATACCCGTGCGCCTGTGCCACCTGCTGGCGTTGCATCGGCGGCATGCCTTTGAAGATACCGCAGTGCGATAGCCGATGCGGACGGCGGCATAGTGGACAACGAATTCGTTGCAGATCCGCTGGTAATCCTGGCGTGCTTCGACGCGGAGGCTTTGTCGCGGTGGCGCCTGTTGTTGTTCGAGGCGCTGCCGGTGCCATGTTGGTCCGGGGTGCTGCTATTGGGGCAGCTTCGGAGCGAGGGGCTGAAACTGCCGAGCGCATGGTTGGCGTTGACGATGATGCCATATCCACGTCCATATTACTCTGTGAGAGAAATGATGATATTAGAAAGATATTGgtaaatttacaataatatgGACTTttgtgccacgatatgtggcatgaataggATGTCATTTTTTATCAGACATTTATGTTAAGTCTTTTGTGTCATTTATGTTATTCGAGGTTTCGTTTTGGTAAGCGGTTTATATGTTTTATCGATTTATTGATTTGTTAATATTGCGGTTTCGGTTTTACGTTTCTTTATCTTCGGCGGTTGGTAGAAAGCACAGTTtgacgagcggtctggttagcgttccgGTTTGAGTGCGGAGATCAACTACTCGAACATGACCGTCGGAACCGTAATGAAGTTGTTTTATGCGGCCGAGTCGCCATTCCGTAGGAGGGAGACAATCATCTTGTATAAGGACGCAGTCTCCAAGCTTTGGTGCcttttcttgagttttccacCGGTATCTCTTGTGAAGGTCCTTTACGTAGtcttccttccatcggcggctgaaatcatgacggagaattttaattcgttcccatctgtttaataaggatagcgactccacgcctggctcaggtatggccagaatgggtgctcctttgagaaaatgcCCTGGGGTTAAAGCTGTGaagtcggagggatcttgcgagagtggtgaGATAGGTCTGGAGTTTAGTACGGCTTCGATAGAGTGAGTAATGcagtaaactcctcataatcGAATTTATGgttaccagccgttttctttaaatgggacttaaagctctttactgctgattcccagaGTCCACCCATGTGAGGAGAATATGGGGGTATGAATtgccaatcgatcccttggggtgcatattttttgacaatttcggGGGATACTTCTTTCATGAATTGTTAAAACTCCTTTTccgtggctctttgagctccgaaaaagttttttccattgtcgctcataatttttaaaggaaatccgcgccgtccgacaaagcgggcaaatgctgcaagaaaagccgcagtagtcagatccgaacatagctcgaggtgtactgcctttgttgtaaaacatacaaagacagccacataccctttCCTAAATGAGGAAGACCTTAGCATtgaggcctttatctggaaaggtccagcaaaatcaaccccagtgatggtaaagggtaaagcatagttgcagcgttcaggtaGTAGGGCTGCATTGATCTGCGTCTGCGTACGCATTTTGTGCATGTACAGAGTACACTGTTTACACATGAAAATGGTTCTTTTaatttgtggctttagtcgcggtatatagAACTCTTGTCGGACCATTTGTTGCATCAAGCGATGCTCAATATGCAGTGTAAGCTGGTGgagatatattagaaataagtaGGTAAAACGGGATTTCTCTGGGATAATGATGGCATGTCGTTCATTGTAACTAAGGCTGGAGTTGGCTAGTCTTCCATTTGCCCGTAGTAATCCCTTATCGTCCAGGAATGGGTTTAACACGAGAAGTGAGCTTCCCTTTTCAAGAGGTCGCTTTTCAAGCAACTTTGATTTCTCTTtgctgaaatagcgagtttgtgTATACAAAATTAGACAGACCTTGGCATGTTGCAAATCGGCATATGTTAGTTGTATGGCAGGATCGTTTGATATCCTTTTCACCTTTTGTTTAAGTTTATGGATGAATTTGTGCATATAAGCGACTACCCTTAGTGCTCGAGGAAATGATGAAAATCTTTTgagaatatcatcctcttctggagtgatatgaaaattttctattttccgactttccggaGGTATGATATTCCGAGCAGGagactttggccagaattcttgtgattctgttagccatgtgGGACCGTTCCACCAGAGTGTAGTACTGGTGAGGAGAAGTGGTTTGCCACCTCTTGTCCCCAGATCCGCTGGGTtatctgcacttgcaacatgttgccattttgctgagCCAACTAAGTCTAAGATTTGTGATATGCGATTCGATACATATGTCTTCCAAGTatagggtggtttttccaaccatgCTAGAACTATTTCTGAGTCTGACCAGAGATACATTTTGTGATCGTTTAATTTTAGATGGGTTTGAACTATTGAAATTAGttttgctaacagaagagcaccattTAGTTCAAGCCGTGGCAGGCTTAGAgtcttcaaaggtgcaactttggctttggctaccaaaAGATGTGAAGTTATTTTGCTATCATACTGAGTGCGTATGTAGACTGTTGTACAataagccttttcagaggcatcacagaaaccatgtaattctgcgttaatgttaggggtgaaatttacccatcgagggattcgaatttcAGATGTGGTATGTAAgttgttagcaaattgaaccCATTTCGCCAAACGTAAaggttttacctgttcatcccattcagtgccatcttgccacaattcttgaatgaggattttagcttgaatcattattggcgaaagccatcctgcggggtcgaaaagttttgccaccgaggaaagaatttgacgttttgtaatggcggacatagcagatattgactcaattgtatatgagaattgatctgttatcgcattccattgaatacCTAGAGTTTTGGTTGTACtagctttttcaaatttaaggaaatttgtatctaataaatcttccttttttatgtttttattatttcgggaTGATTTGATGTTATTTTCTTTAGGGGAAAACCtgctgaatttagtgctttgatcacttgagaTAATGATTCGCACGCTATTGGTATACTGTGGCTACCTGATAAAATGTCATCCACATATGTTTGAGTTTGCAACACAGAAGATGCTAAAGGcaattttgttgcatttgtttttgcaacTTCATGTAATGTCCTAATGGCTAAATAGGGTGCGCAGTTGatgccaaaggtaactgttttaagtttgtagtcgCTAATTGGACTATTAATTGAATTGCGGAAGACTATGCGTtggaaatcttggtcatcttcATGCACCAGAATTTGCctatacattttctcaacatccccgttaaaaacgtatttaaacatgcgccaatttagtATTAGCAACATGAGATCACGTTGTAATGTTGGCCCTGTGTATAATACATCattgagtgatttgcctgagctcgtacactttgaggcattgaacACCACTCGTACTTTCGTTGTGATTTTATCTGGTCTTATTACCCCATGATGTGGAaggtaaaaagataaatatctacctttggatattttttcatatGATACAGTTTCTCCCATATGATTGAGGTCAAGATATTCCtccatcacattatcatatGCTGATTTTAGCTCATTTTTCTTCGTCTGGCTTTTTTCCATGCTTAGGAATTTCTGGACTGCTGAGATTCTAGAGTGGCCTAGAGCTATAGTTTTTGGAAAGGTGGATTTGAATGGCAGTCGCTcaacataacgaccatgttcgtttcttgttgttgtggactggtaataggcttcgcatgcctggTCTTCTTCTGAAAGTTTGGTAATCTGGGGTACTTCTTCCacttcccagaattttttaagttcattATTTAAGTATTCGTTTGTGTAATCTTCCACTTGTGTTGTgaaggaatttattttttccgtgacttggccacttataatccacccaaagattgtattttgggctaacaatttattggagattttCTCTATACCtttaagaattatttgaggtattaagtcactgcctaatagtatgtcgatttgtgatggggtatgacagttgggatctgctaacttcagatgtgagcatttttcccagtgtattttatttacttcatagcttggaagcaaatttgtaagttgcggtacaacgatggcttgtgcatctattcGTATATCCGCATTTGGAGAAACTATGGTGATTGGACatattttcatagaattttgaataattcttccgcctattcccgaaatttgaaaattggaatgttttattggcaattttagccgattttgaacctttgatgatataaaggatctttgagaGCCTTGATCTATTAACgctcttagtttgaataaaTCACCTTTATGTTCAATGGtgatgaccgcagtgggtaaaagaattttgctttcattttctgaatgaagcgcttgaatttttgctgctttagagcaacatggttgttcttcccttttttcgggatttgaggTTTCGGAATTACTTGATGTAGTTGTAGCGACTAACCCCGTGGTTTTTTGAAATGgatttttcttcacattttgaaaattggtaacatgaagcattgagtgatgtcttcgttgacagtatacacaattgaatttgctttcacagtcttttgtcaTATGAGAATTCGACAGACAGTTTATGCAAAGTTTGTGTTGACGGACCAGATTGTTTTTATCtgaaacggataattttttgaatctcTCGCAAGAACTTAATTTATGACCTCCCTTACAGAGTTCACACAATGATTGCTATTGACTACTTTGATTTGACACGAATGTGTGACTTTTATTAACGTGTCTATTATATTGTATGTTATTACTGGCTTGGGGtttgaacaagtttttacttgagTCATTGTGATGACTTTTtggctttatagtttttttgtctATTCGCTCAGCTATCTCGTATTGAGCAGTGAGGAATATTTTCATCTGTTGCCAGGTGGGCATTATCTTTCTGTTCACTAGTGATTGTTCCCATCGTAGTAACGCAGCATCAGGCAGTGTTTCTGCGCAAATGGTTGCTATAATAGGGTTCCACGATTCTGTGGatacattttgtgtttttaacactgataGACAATTTGTCACTGTGGAgtgtaagttttgaaattcctgGCTAGTTTCttgttggatttttggcaaatgcaataaagtttttattgggttttctatcataacccTTTCATTTTCGTACCTTTCGACaagtgcttcccaagccagtttgaaattttcgtcatttaaagcgaattgcttgacgatactgcctgcttccccttttgttttatacctGAGATGGTATAGCTTTTGTGCTTGTGAaagtttaggatggtttatataaacagcagtgaacatgtcccggaaggacggccactggtCATAACATCCATTGAAAACTTCAGTCGCACAAGCTGGTACTTTTAGATACATGCCTTTATCTAGGTCTTCTTTTTGTGTTGTAATTACTCTGGGAGGGGGAGTAGTGGCTCTACTTGGccttactaaacttatttgttcaATTATCATTCCCTTTGTTAACTCGTACTGATCACGGCAGTTATCACACTTAGCATTTGCCGaagcttttgtgttttttgggagttctgcgtcgtcagtatctagtactgtatcgtacgcTGCCAGAAGGCGTGCCCATAGATTGTTAACACTTtctaactttatatttaaaactgattCCGTGATGTCAGTAATAGGGGAAGCTTGAAAACGTGTGCAATATCTTAAAAAGCTATCACTTTCAGTGATAAATTTCGATATTATATGATCTTTTGATCTCTTTTGCTTTGTACCGTGCttagagcgtgtagcttctgcaggtgtgctTTGTTTATCGTCGTCAGCCATTTTTGGAATGGTAAGAAACTGGCCTgatttagattcttttgaatctgtgCTCATTTAGaataattaagaatttaaaattaaaatttgatgagatattACAGATGAATACCAAAAaccgaaaactcttttaagtaaataagagttgttattcccgtaaatttactaaaatacgCGTTAATCGGTTTTGTTAACCGCactattgtatttaaaaagttgcgattctatatttatttttatatattttatattacggATTTATCCGTGTGCCCTTGTATATAAGTCCTCGTATAGACGGTATACGAGGTCAATAacctttgtacatatatgtgcccGCTATGTGCGTATTGACGTGCATATGATGTGCTAAATTAGTTGGTATTTAATCCcgcttgtttttgtaatacaaaGAGCAAGGAGATATTGTTAAATAACATTTGCCTATACTGGCTTAGATTAcgtactatataagtatgtactaatatacatgtatgtcgttaataagattttattatttattattattttattttttttttttaaattccgcGCCGCTTATTGTTTGTAATTAAGCTATTATCGTAGCTTCTaataatttaagatttattattgtttttatattttggataTACCCCCTAAATCAgggtatgtacattagggtgattcaaaaaaaaaattttatttttttttcaattagtactcgcaaaaataggttcctagacacctctaagaaagcctctccaaatatgagtttttaattgtaacgggaaggtcctccgcctaacggttttctattttttcttattatcagatagaaaaatttatatctcgcttccaaccacttgaaaaaatatcttgttaattaggttttgtaggaaattgaatgctctaaaatatggtctcttatgattttttcgtaaacccaaccgttcaaaagatattaacggttgaaatttgactatttttggaaaaattttttatttcttattaattttataactcaataaaaaaaaattattatgaatagatttttggagaggtattcttagaggtgtctaagaacctatttttcagagtatcaaacgaaaaaaaaattttttttttttgatccacctcaatatgcattgatgtttgacgatgaatatctcgtaaacgcttaacataatcgaaaaatcatagtagaccatttttatagagcagtaaatttcctacaaaactatgtgtttcatcattcataataatttttttttattgagttataaaattaataagaaataaaaaatttttccaaaaatagtcaaatttcaaccgttaatatcttttaaacggttgggtttacgaaaaaatcataagagactatattttagagcattcaatttcctacaaaacctaattaacaagatattttttcaagtagttggaagcgagatataaatttttctatctgataataagaaaaaatagaaaaccgttaggcggaggaccttcccgttacaattaaaaactcatatttggagaggctttcttagaggtgtctaggaacctactttttcgagtaccaattgaaaaaaaaataaaaatttttttttgaatcaccctaatgtacatatattattattaggcTTGTATTACCGCGTAGGCAAAAGAAtaccgaatatatgtatacagtatgtacatcatatatacatgtatgtatgtacttatatttgcgTGATCAGAATATAGCGAGAAAAGAAAATGTGCAATGTGCAGGTCATTAGCCTCTGCACTTGCGGATTAGCAAGTATATGcttcaatatattaatattaaattgattgtttgtttcagttatgtatttaaaagtaTGATTTGATTATATgcatacgtaaatatgtatgtttgtatttattctcGCTTTAACattggaaattttgctttttatgccTTTTGCTTACCTattttatgcaatcctgcttactgTTTGAAAAAAcataaggggtattgctggaaagatttgcaagtaaatacttgaatttaTGTAATTTGTTGGTTTTCTGTTGTAGTGGGTGTGTTTGTATACACAAAGGTAAGCTTAGAAGGCAGTAAAtgatttctttttgtatttataaaaatatacggataatatattttttaactgttttttgtTCCCGTTTAAAAATCGATCAAACGGATTATATAGGTTTTACATTTAATAAAACCGTAtgatatcatacatatttacacatgttaataaaaaatggaaacgaCTTACTTTGTCTCGCCTCAAGGGAGTTTTGGGAGAAAAAGGTACATATATCTTGAGATAATTTTGGGGATATTATCTTCTGGTTGCGTTTCAGTTTTCTCTTGTGTTTAGTGTTGTTCTACTCCTATGTCCTCCTGTGTTTAAGGTTCCTTTCCTAATTTCCTCTTTTGTTAAGTGTCCTCTTGCTCCCGTTTCCTCCTTTgttgagtatgtacatatatatgtacatatgtatgttgtaatTTTCTTCTAATTATATCGCGCCCGattcatattataatttttattaaatactagTCACAGCACTGGATAACTTTAGTAAGTTTTGTAAACTCagtga
Proteins encoded in this region:
- the LOC120779366 gene encoding uncharacterized protein LOC120779366; this encodes MDVDMASSSTPTMRSAVSAPRSEAAPIAAPRTNMAPAAPRTTTGATATKPPRRSTPGLPADLQRIRCPLCRRPHRLSHCGIFKGMPPMQRQQVAQAHGYCLNCLATSHATQECPSNNRCQICVRAHHTLLHRTTRRDSGRPPAPRTSGNVRRSHRTPVTAYRRRGHSPAESRSWRQNRTTSTRRHQLRPQSRRSTGLSSVVATLQQLQRLLG